TCCCGCACCCTGATGGTTCCGGTCACACTCTTCCGGACGGGCGACGAGTTCGGCGTTCTGCCGAGCGACGAACTCGATGACGAAGACGATCTGGAGATCGTCCATGAATATGTTCCGGGTGGGTCTCATTGAGACCCTTCCTTTTCACAGGTGCCGCTTGCGAGCGGCAGGCGGCAAGGGAAGCTTCGCCACGGCTGGCCTCTCGGCATCGGCACAAACCTGCAGATCTGCAGGTTGCCAGCCGCGCCCTTGCCTCCTTTGCTCTTCGCGGACAGTCGAGAACGGTCCCGCAAACCGCGGGGAGATAAAAATCACGAAGAAAGGCGGACGCAGGAGCGCCGGCAAAGGAATGGAGAAAAGAAAACTGGAAGATCTGCGGGACCGTGTCCCGTGCGCCGTTGTGCTGGAGCAGGCCGGTTTTGCAGTCGATGTGAAGGAAAGCACCCGACGGGCAGTTAAATATCGGCGCGGCGCGGAGATCATTATTGTCATCCACCAAGGGAGGGGTTGGTTCGACCCGCTCTCGGACGCCAAGGGCGATGTCTTCAACCTCGCCGCACACCTCGATGGACTTTCCTTCGTCGAAAGCCTGAACCAGGTCGCCGCATTGGTCGGCTTCGTTGCGAACGAACCGGTCTGGAGCCGAACTGTTCGAGATCCCGCGCCGTCTGATACCATTCCGGAGCGCTGGGCGAAGCGCCGCAAACCGTGGCGAGGGTCGATGACTTGGCGCTATCTGCAGGTTGAACGCCGCCTATCGGAGACCATCATCCGCGCCGCTATACGTGACGATGTGTTGCGAGAGGGTCCACAAGGCAGCATGTGGGCCGCGCATGTCAATGAACATGGTGCCATTTCCGGCTGGGAAGAACGCGGCCCCGACTGGCGCGGCTTCTCGACCGGCGGTTCGAAAGTGCTCTTCCGGCTCGGAGCTATCGATGCGCTCCGTCTCTGCGTCACCGAAGCCGCGATCGATGCCATGAGCCTTGCCGCCTTCGAAGGGTTGCGGGAGGGCAGTCTTTATCTCAGCACTGGAGGAGGGTGGTCACCGAGCACCGATGCTGCGGTGCGCAAGCTTGCCGCGCGTGCCGGCATCCAACTTGTCGCTGCCACGGATGCCAACATCCAAGGTGAGACCTTCGCCAGCCGATTGCGTGACATCGCCGATGAGGCTGGTTGCGACTGGCTGCGCCTCACGCCTCCGGACGAAGACTGGAACGACGCACTGTGCGCGCGAGAAAAGGAAAAGCAGGAAAAGCAGAACGAGGGGAGACGAGGCCTGCCGCATGCCCGCCGGCCGCGTCAAGGGTGAAGCTTCGCCCGGCTGTGCCGGCCCTTGACCCGCCCGGACGGAGAGGCGGCCTGAAGGGAGGGGTCAGGAAGGGCTGAAGAGACGATGGCGACCATGAGGATCCGCCGCGCTCCAGTTCGGACGAGGCTGAAGGAGCCCGATCATGACCCTCTCCACCATCCGCAAAGTTTTTGAAGGTGTTGCCGATATCAGGCAGATGTTCCGCATGTTCGACCGCCACGCGCAGCGCCCGAACCGATGGGAGGGCGACGACAGTGCGCTCTACAGCGGTGAATGGTTCGAGATTGGCGAGACATGCCACGATTACATGCTCGAGATCCTCCCGCCGCTGTGGATGCGGGGGGAGATGTTCGCCATGCGCGAGTTCCTGACCGGCTCGATCACCAGCATCTTTTTCACGCTCTTGATCGACGGGCACATCCGCTATTTCCATGGTTACTGTGATCTGGCTGACAAGGGCTCTCCCGAACGCATGCGCAACGCGATCATCGAGCGCGAATCCCGGCCCGTTCGGGCGATGACGCGTGAAGAGCGTCTCGAGCATATCTGGTCGAGCACGGCGGATGACTATCGCGGCTATGCCGGCGAACGTTGGCCGTCAAGCGATCATGGCAAGCGTACGGTCCTGATCTACGGCGGAAAGGAGGGCACATTCCTGAAGCGGCTCGACCAGCTCACCGATACCGAGATATCCGCGAAACTGCCGGTGCATCTGCGATATCTGCCCGACGCGATCGCGGCGTGACGGGGGCGTGACATGTTCACTTTTCCTGCCACCGACGTTCGGGCTGTGTCGGTCCGTGGTCAGCGACGCATCTGCGGATTACCACGGACGACACGTCCCTTTTCATCAGCCTGATCCACCCCTGACCACGGCTTTCACATCCAATCTTCCAACACCCCCGCGACCATCTCCGTGCCGTTCTGCCGGCCGGGGACGACGGCGCTTGCTCGTTTTCCAAGGAGCCTTTTCATGAGCAACAATCCCTTCACACTCGATATGTTCGGCAATACCGCTCTCTCGCCGGGACTTGGTCTCGGCGTCACGGCCTTCGGCAGCTTTTCAGCCCCTGCCAACGATGATGAACCAGAGCCGACGCCGCCCGCGCCCGCCGCAGCCTTGTCCGTCAGCGCGACCAAACAGCCGCCGCGCAGACAGGGGCATCGCGCCAACTTCTATCTCGACAGCGAAGACCGCGGCCTTGCGGCAAGCTGGAAGGAGCGGGCACGGATGAATGTCGCCGCCATCGTTACCGCCAACGAGATCGAAAATCACAACATACCCGTCACCCGCGAGCATCAGAGGAAGCTGATCCGCTTCACGGGTTTCGGGGCATCGGAGCTTGCCAACGGCATGTTCCGCAGGCCGGGTGAGATGGAGTTTCGCAAGGGTTGGGATGATCTCGGCACATCGCTGGAAACGGCGGTCGCCGAATCCGACTATGCTTCACTCGCCCGTTGCACCCAATATGCCCACTTCACACCGGAGTTTATCATCCGGGCAATCTGGTCTGGCCTGCAACGGCTCGGCTGGCGTGGTGGACGCATTCTGGAGCCAGGTATTGGTACGGGGCTGTTTCCGGCACTGATGCCCGAAGCCTATCGCGACAACAGCTTTGTCACCGGGATCGAGCTCGACCCGGTCACCGCCCGTATCGCCCGGCTGCTTCAGCCGAGGGCGCGGATCATCAACGCGGACTTTGCCCGCACCGATCTGGCGCCGATCTATGACCTGGCCATTGGCAATCCGCCCTTTTCCGATCGCAGCGTCCGTTCTGACCGATCCTATCGCAAGCTCGGCCTTCGCCTCCATGACTACTTCATTGCACGGTCAATCGATCTGTTGAGGCCCGGTGCGCTGGCCGCCTTCGTGACCAGCTCCGGCACGATGGACAAGGCGGATGCCACAGCGCGCGAGCATATTGCGAGGTCTGCGGACCTGAGCGCCGCCATTCGATTGCCGGAGGGCAGCTTCCGTCGCGACGCCGGCACGGATGTCGTCGTCGACATCCTGTTCTTCCGCAAGCGCAAGGTCGGCCAAGCCGAGGGCGACCAGGACTGGCTCGATCTGGAAGAAGTTCGTCCCGCGACAGAGGACGAAGGCGCTATTCGCGTCAACCGCTGGTTTGCTCGGCACCCGGGTCTGGTGCTGGGCGAACATGCGCTGACCTCGGGTCCGTTCGGTGAGACCTACACCTGCCTGCCAAGCACCGGGGAGGATCTGGAAGTGGTGCTTCAAGAGGCCATCGCCCTTCTTCCCGAAGGAATTTACGACGGTGGGCCGACGCCTGTGGACATCGACTTGGAGGAGGAACTCGGTGATATCGTTGATCTAATACCAGCCTGCGTTGAGGCTGACTCAGGTTGTGGATTCCCAAAGCGATGAAAGTGTGAATCAATGGCGTCCTGCATCGAAAGGACGTGGCGATGGGACAAGCGATCGGCTTGCGGGAAGATTTTGACGGAGCGTCGCTCCGGCGACTGGCGCGATTATCAAAGAGCGCGCCGCAGGCCCGGCGACTGCTGGCCCTGGCGCAGATCTACGAGGGGAGCAGCAGGAGCGAGGCCGCAAGGATTGGCGGGGTGACCCTTCAGATCGTGCGGGACTGGGTGATCCGGTTCAATGCCCGTGGCCCCGACGGTCTTCTGGACGGCAAGGCGCCGGGCAAGCCGTCGATCCTCAACGATGCCCAGCGTCGTGCGCTGGTCGAGGCGGTCGAGCGCGGGCCGATCCCGGCGATCCATGGTGTCGTGCGTTGGCGGTTGATCGACCTTGTGTATTTGCTGCACGAGGAGTTCGCGGTGTCGCTCGACGAAACCACCGTGAGCCGCGAGTTGAAAAAGCTGGGCTATGTGAAGCTGACCGCGCGACCACGTCATCATGCGCAGAACGAGCTGGCCATGGAGACATTCAAAAAGGGGGCTTTGCTGCCGAAGTGGCAAAGGTCCGGACAAGCCTCCCGAAGGGCACGTCCATAGAAGTCTGGTTCCAAGACGAGGCCCGCGTCGGTCAGAAGAACACCATCACACGGCGCTGGGCCAGACGCGGAACACGACCCTCGGCGCCCAAGGACCAGCGCACGAAATCGGCCTACATCTTCGGAGCCATCTGCCCCGAACAGGGCAAGGGTGCCGGGCTGATCCTGCCCTTTTGCAACACAGAAACGATGTCGCTACATCTCGCTGAGATCGCGCTCGCCGTAGCGCCGGGCGCGCACGCCGTGGTGTTGATGGACCAGGCCGGATGGCACATGACCGACAAGCTCGAGGTCCCCGACAACATCAGCATCATCGCGCTACCCGCCAAGTGTCCCGAGCTGAACCCGGTCGAGAACGTTTGGCAATTCATGCGCGATAACTGGCTTTCCAATCGCGTTTTTACCTCCCACGACAATATTCTCGACCACTGCTGCGAGGCTTGGAACAAGCTGGTCGATCAGCCTTGGCGCATCATGACCATCGGCCGCCGAAAATGGGCTCGTCAGTTCTGATCAATGCAGGTTGGTATTAGGCCTGGTAACGGCACGATCCGCGAAGGCAGCTTCTTCATCGACAACGGTCGAGGCCTGATGCAGATGCTGGACGGGTCAGCCGTGCCGGTCATCGTGCGCAAAGGACGCTCGGGCGACGGGATTTCCGAGAAACATGTCCGGATCATCAGCAAGCTGATTCCCATCCGCGACGCGGTCCGTGAGGTGCTGAAGGCACAGGAGACTGATCGGCCCTGGCGCGACCTTCAGGTCCGGCTGCGTATCGCCTGGTCGAGCTTCGTGCGCGACTTCGGGCCGATCAACCACACCACTGTCTCGATCCAGGAGGATGCCGAGACCGGTGAGGCCAAGGAGACCCACCGCCAGCCGAACCTTGCACCCTTCCGCGACGATCCGGATTGCTGGCTGGTCGCCTCGATCGAGAATTACGATCTGGAGACGGACACGGCGAAGCCAGGTCCGATCTTCGCCACCCGTGTGATCGCTCCGCCGATCTCGCCTGTCATCACCAGTGCGGCTGATGCGCTGGCGGTCGTACTCAACGAACGCGGCCATGTCGATCTCGATCATATCGCCGAGTTGTTGCACCGCGACGTTTCCACCGTTATCGCCGATCTCGGCGGCGAGGTTTTTCGCGATCCCGCCGACGGATCCTGGCAAACGGCCGACGCCTATCTTTCCGGCTCGGTTCGCACCAAGCTCACCGCCGCGCAGGCTGCAGAGGAGCTTGATCCGGCGTACGAGCGCAATGTCCGCGCCCTGAAGCAAGTTCAGCCGGCCGATCTGCGACCGTCCGACATCACTGCCAGGCTTGGGGCACCATGGATCCCGGCCGCCGATATCGTCGCCTTCGTCAAGGAGAGGATGGATGCCGATATTCGCATCCATCATCTGCCGGAGCTAGGGTCCTGGACCGTGGAGGCGCGGCAGTTGGGCTATAGTGCTGCCGGTACATCGGAATGGGGCACAAGCCGCCGTGATGCCGGTGAACTGCTTACTGACGCGCTCAACAGCCGGGTCCCACAAATTTTCGATGTCTTCAAGGATGCCGATGGCGAGCGCCGGGTTCTCAATGTCGTCGACACCGAGGCAGCGCGTGATAAGCTGCAGAAGATCAAGCAGTCCTTCCAGGACTGGGTCTGGACCGATCCCGATCGCACCGACCGGTTGGCGCGGGTCTACAACGACCGCTTCAACAACATCGCGCCACGTAAATTCGACGGCTCCCATCTGAAACTCCCCGGTGCCTCTGGCGCCTTCGTTCTTTATGGGCACCAGAAACGCGGCATCTGGCGGATCATTGCCGATGGCTCGACCTATCTCGCGCATGCCGTCGGGACCGGCAAGACGATGACCATGGCAGCCGCGATCATGGAGCAACGCCGGCTGGGCCTGATCGCCAAGGCGATGCTGGTCGTCCCCGGCCATTGCCTCGCACAGGCCGCCCGTGAGTTTCTGGCGCTTTATCCGAACGCCAATATCCTGGTGGCCGATGAAATGAATTTCACCAAAGACAAGCGTGCCAGGTTCCTGTCGCGCGCCGCGACGGCCACTTGGGATGCGATCATCATCACCCATTCGGCGTTTCGCTTCATCACTGTGCCCGCGGCTTTCGAGCAGGAGATGATCCAGGACGAACTGCAGCTCTACGAGGATCTGCTCACCAAGGTCGACAGCGAGGACCGCGTCTCGCGCAAGCGCCTCGAGCGACTGAAGGAAGGTCTGCAGGAGCGGCTTCAAGGTTTGGCGACCCGTAAGGATGATCTTTTGACGATCTCGGAGATCGGCGTCGACCAGATCGTCGTCGACGAGGCGCAGGAATTCCGCAAGCTGTCCTTTGCCACCAATATGTCAACGCTGAAGGGAATTGACCCGAATGGCTCGCAGCGCGCCTGGGATTTCTACGTGAAGTCTCGCTACATCGAAACGAAGAACCCCGGCCGCGCTCTGGTGCTCGCTTCAGGCACGCCGATCACCAATACGCTCGGCGAAATGTTCTCGATCCAGCGGCTGCTCGGCCGTGAAGCGCTTGCCGAGCGCGGCCTGCACGAATTCGACGCCTGGGCGAGCACATTCGGCGACACCACCACGGCGCTCGAAATCCAGCCGTCCGGCAAATACAAGCCGGTCAGCCGCTTCGCCAGCTTCGTCAATGTCCCTGAACTGATTGCAATGTTCCGCAGCTTTGCAGATGTCGTGTTGCCGGACGATCTCCGCCAGTACGTAAAGGTGCCGGCAATCTCGACGGGCCGGCGTCAAATTCTGACCGCGAAGCCAACGCAGTCCTTCAGAAATTATCAGACCATTCTCGACGCCCGTATCAAGGCCATTGAGCAGCGCGAGGGGCCGACCAAACCCGGCGATGACATCCTGCTCTCGGTCATCACCGATGGCCGCCACGCGGCGATCGATCTGCGTCTGGTCGACCCGGACAATGACAACGAGCCCGATAATAAGCTCAATCTCCTCGTCGAGAATTCTTACCGCATCTGGGCGGAAACCGCAGAACGGGAGTATGTTCGTTCTGACGGGAAGCCCTTCGAACTCACGGGCGCGGCACAGATGATCTTCTCGGACCTCGGCACCATCAATGTCGAGAAAACCCGAGGCTTCTCGGCCTATCGCTGGATCAGGGATGAACTGATCCGCATGGGGGTGCCGCCTTCTGAAATCGCGGTCATGCAGGATTACAAGAACCGAGGCAAAGCAGCGCCTTTTTGGCGACGTGTGGGCCGGCAAGGTCCGCTTTCTGATCGGTTCGTCGGAGACCATGGGCACCGGCGTCAACGCCCAGCTTCGCTTGAAGGCGCTTCATCATCTCGACGTGCCGTGGCTGCCGTCGCAGATCGAGCAGCGCGAGGGTCGCATCGTGCGGCAAGGCAACCAGCACGACGAGGTCGATATCTTTGCCTATGCCACGCAGGCTCGCTCGACGCTAGCATGTGGCAGAACAACGAGCGCAAGGCACGGTTCATCGCAGCAGCGCTTTCTGGTGACACGTCGATCCGGCGTCTTGAAGACATGGGCGAGGGGCAGGCAAATCAGTTTGCCATGGCTAAGGCGATCGCCAGTGGCGATGAACGTTTGATGCAAAAGGCTGGTCTCGAAGCTGATATCGCCCGCCTCGAGAGGTTGCGTGCCGCCCATGAGGACGATCTGTTCGCTGTCCGCAGGCAGGTCCGCGATGCCGAGCGCGAGATCGAAACCGCGACCCGGCGCATCGTCGAGATCGGCCAGGATATCGAGCGCCTGGTTCCGACGTCGGGCGAAGCATTCACCATGGCTGTGACAGGCAAGCCCTATACCGAACGTAAGGATGCTGGCCGGGCGCTGATGAAGGAGATCCTCACCCTCGTTCAACTACAGCAAGAGAGTAAGGTCCACATCGCCACCGTTGGAAGCTTTGATCTTGTCTACGATGGCGAAAAATTCGGCCGTAGTGACAATTACCGCTACCAGACGTTGCTGCAGCGCACTGGCGCAGACCGTCACGCCTCTGGGTGCCATCTCGCGCCTCGAGCATGCTCTCGACGGGTTCGACCAGGAGCGGGAGCGCTACCGCCAGCGGTTGGAGGAATACCGACGTCGCCTGGCATCCTATCAGTCGCGGAAGGATGGCACCTTCGCCTTTGCCGATGAACTGGTTGAGAAGCACCAGGCTTTGCGCGAGGTGGAGCGATCCTTGTCGGCTGATGTTGATGGGGTTTTGTAGACTAGAAATGGTAGATAGCCTGATAAGCACGCTGCCAAGACGCATGAGTATCGCAAAATTCCTGTTTATACATGTTGCAAAAATCAGCCGTAAAACTGAAACTTTAATCGGGATTTTTGCGACAAAGCCACCGTTCGGGTTCCGACCCCCATTTCGGTCCTTTCGAGCCGAAGGCGGACATGAGATCGAATCCGCAAGCACGCGATGCCGAAGGATCGCAAGCAACGCGTCAGGAATGACCGCACCATATCCCACCGTCCGGCTAGTCCGAATCGCGGGACGCGGTCGCCTCGCTTAGTGGTTTGCCGAAGGCGCAATAACGGGTTGGGTAGAACGGGTTCGCGTCGCACAGCCCGCGCAGCAGGCCGACGCTCAGTTCGCGTTCCGTGAGTAGTGCCGCATAGCCCTGGGTGTAATGCGCCACGGAAAGCATGTCGGACGACGTGAACGGGTCGATCATGTTGCATCGGCTGCTGGCCGGCGTTGTGTAGTATGGATTGTCCTTCGAGGGTTTCCCTTGGTCGTCGGTGAGAGGCTCTACAGCGGTTGGGTTCCAGCACAGCTTGGCTGACGCAATGGCACTCGGCTCCAGATCTGGGTCCGAATACACCCTTGGAAGCTCGATCGCCCACATGCCGAGGGTACTCGTCGGCAGCCCGGCCGCCGCGTCCTCGAACAGCACGTCGTGACCGATGATCTCGCGCATCCTGTCGCTGAAGGGGGATCGGATCGCTTGGCGCCATTCATTGATCGTGGCGCCGCGTGCCTTCAACCGCTTCAGGACCAGTGCGCGAACGACGTTCTTGGCGAAAGTCGGGCTCGCCTCCATCAGGCAAAGCGTGTTCCATTCCTCGCTGCCGGCCACGCAGTTCGGGCCGGGCAGCGCCCGGTTCGGCGGCGGCGCTGCGAGCATCTGGTTTATCGCCGCCGGCGTCTTCATGAGACGAGCCTGCGCGTAGGCCGGAATGATCTTCTTGTCCAAGATGTCGGAGGCCTTGTCGATCACGGGGACCCCCGCGAGCAGGTTGGCCTGTGCGATGTTCAGGTCGAGCACGTCGGTCGCGTTCGCTAAGGCCAACACATGTCTCGTGCGGCGAGAGGCGGAGCGTCGCGACACACTCGCGACCTCGTCCTCGCTCATGACGCGCGCAGCCGCCCCGGTCGTCCG
This genomic stretch from Allorhizobium ampelinum S4 harbors:
- a CDS encoding IS630 family transposase (programmed frameshift) gives rise to the protein MGQAIGLREDFDGASLRRLARLSKSAPQARRLLALAQIYEGSSRSEAARIGGVTLQIVRDWVIRFNARGPDGLLDGKAPGKPSILNDAQRRALVEAVERGPIPAIHGVVRWRLIDLVYLLHEEFAVSLDETTVSRELKKLGYVKLTARPRHHAQNELAMETFKKGFAAEVAKVRTSLPKGTSIEVWFQDEARVGQKNTITRRWARRGTRPSAPKDQRTKSAYIFGAICPEQGKGAGLILPFCNTETMSLHLAEIALAVAPGAHAVVLMDQAGWHMTDKLEVPDNISIIALPAKCPELNPVENVWQFMRDNWLSNRVFTSHDNILDHCCEAWNKLVDQPWRIMTIGRRKWARQF
- a CDS encoding DUF3991 and toprim domain-containing protein; translated protein: MEKRKLEDLRDRVPCAVVLEQAGFAVDVKESTRRAVKYRRGAEIIIVIHQGRGWFDPLSDAKGDVFNLAAHLDGLSFVESLNQVAALVGFVANEPVWSRTVRDPAPSDTIPERWAKRRKPWRGSMTWRYLQVERRLSETIIRAAIRDDVLREGPQGSMWAAHVNEHGAISGWEERGPDWRGFSTGGSKVLFRLGAIDALRLCVTEAAIDAMSLAAFEGLREGSLYLSTGGGWSPSTDAAVRKLAARAGIQLVAATDANIQGETFASRLRDIADEAGCDWLRLTPPDEDWNDALCAREKEKQEKQNEGRRGLPHARRPRQG
- a CDS encoding DUF1419 domain-containing protein, with protein sequence MTLSTIRKVFEGVADIRQMFRMFDRHAQRPNRWEGDDSALYSGEWFEIGETCHDYMLEILPPLWMRGEMFAMREFLTGSITSIFFTLLIDGHIRYFHGYCDLADKGSPERMRNAIIERESRPVRAMTREERLEHIWSSTADDYRGYAGERWPSSDHGKRTVLIYGGKEGTFLKRLDQLTDTEISAKLPVHLRYLPDAIAA